In one Umezawaea sp. Da 62-37 genomic region, the following are encoded:
- a CDS encoding circularly permuted type 2 ATP-grasp protein, translating to MSFMERRTRTSALRRSPAVTAPRPSKLFDGYLDPDRPHADAYDEMFTRDEGVRSAYRALHESIAPSEVADLNARSEALGRAFVDQGITFSLSGQERPFPLDLIPRILTASEWAKLERGIVQRVRAMEMFLADIYGDAQIVRDGVLPRRLITSCEHFHREAAGINPPNGVRIHVSGVDLVRDVDGVFRVLEDNLRCPSGVSYVMENRRTMARVFPDLFARHRVRAVGDYAVHLLRALRNAAAPNAADPNVVVLTPGVANSAYFEHSLLARQMGVELVEGRDLFCRDNLVYLRTTEGERQVDVIYRRIDDDFLDPVHLRADSVLGVAGLLNAARAGNVVIANAMGNGVADDKLVYTYMPEILQYYLGEKPLLPNVDTFRCWLPDECSYVLDHLDELVVKPVEGSGGYGIVFGPYATTRELNSLRKRIKLNPRGWIAQPVVQLSTVPTKVGDRLVPRHVDLRPFAVNDGNFIFVLPGGLTRVALPEGSLVVNSSQGGGSKDTWVLAPRSSTVERELAEPGLAGAEGLAAIAAEQGPELSNTQQQQQQQQQLSQRTEEV from the coding sequence ATGTCGTTCATGGAACGTCGAACGCGCACCTCAGCCCTGCGGCGCAGCCCGGCCGTGACGGCCCCGCGGCCGAGCAAGCTGTTCGACGGGTACCTGGATCCGGATCGTCCGCACGCGGACGCCTACGACGAGATGTTCACCCGCGACGAGGGGGTGCGGTCGGCGTACCGGGCGCTGCACGAGTCGATCGCGCCGTCGGAGGTGGCGGACCTGAACGCGCGGTCGGAGGCGCTCGGACGGGCGTTCGTCGACCAGGGCATCACGTTCTCGCTGTCCGGGCAGGAGCGGCCGTTCCCGCTGGACCTGATCCCGCGCATCCTGACCGCGTCGGAGTGGGCGAAGCTCGAACGGGGCATCGTGCAGCGGGTGCGGGCGATGGAGATGTTCCTAGCCGACATCTACGGGGACGCGCAGATCGTGCGGGACGGGGTGCTGCCGCGGCGGCTGATCACCTCGTGCGAGCACTTCCACCGGGAGGCGGCGGGGATCAACCCGCCGAACGGGGTGCGGATCCACGTGTCGGGTGTCGACCTCGTGCGGGACGTGGACGGGGTGTTCCGGGTGCTGGAGGACAACCTGCGGTGCCCGTCCGGGGTGTCCTACGTGATGGAGAACCGGCGCACGATGGCGCGGGTGTTCCCGGACCTGTTCGCGCGGCACCGGGTGCGCGCGGTGGGGGACTACGCGGTGCACCTGCTGCGGGCGCTGCGCAACGCGGCGGCGCCGAACGCGGCGGACCCGAACGTGGTGGTGCTGACGCCGGGCGTGGCGAACTCCGCCTACTTCGAGCACTCGCTGCTGGCCAGGCAGATGGGCGTGGAGCTGGTCGAGGGGCGTGACCTGTTCTGCCGCGACAACCTCGTCTACCTGCGCACGACCGAGGGCGAGCGGCAGGTGGACGTGATCTACCGCCGGATCGACGACGACTTCCTGGACCCGGTGCACCTGCGCGCCGACTCGGTCCTGGGCGTGGCGGGCCTGCTGAACGCGGCTCGCGCGGGCAACGTCGTCATCGCCAACGCGATGGGCAACGGGGTCGCGGACGACAAGCTCGTCTACACCTACATGCCCGAGATCCTGCAGTACTACCTGGGCGAGAAGCCGCTGCTGCCGAACGTCGACACGTTCCGCTGCTGGCTGCCCGACGAGTGCTCCTACGTGCTCGACCACCTCGACGAGCTGGTGGTGAAGCCGGTGGAGGGCTCCGGCGGGTACGGCATCGTGTTCGGGCCGTACGCCACGACCCGCGAGCTGAACTCGCTGCGCAAGCGGATCAAGCTGAACCCGCGCGGCTGGATCGCCCAGCCGGTGGTGCAGCTGTCGACCGTGCCCACGAAGGTCGGCGACCGGCTGGTGCCGCGGCACGTGGACCTGCGGCCGTTCGCGGTCAACGACGGCAACTTCATCTTCGTCCTGCCCGGCGGCCTGACGCGGGTCGCGCTGCCGGAGGGCAGCCTGGTCGTGAACTCCTCGCAGGGCGGCGGTTCCAAGGACACCTGGGTGCTCGCGCCGCGCTCCTCCACTGTGGAGCGCGAGCTGGCCGAACCCGGCCTGGCGGGGGCGGAGGGGCTCGCCGCCATCGCGGCCGAGCAGGGACCGGAGCTGTCGAACACCCAGCAGCAGCAACAACAGCAGCAACAGCTTTCCCAGCGCACCGAGGAGGTCTGA
- a CDS encoding alpha-E domain-containing protein has translation MLARNAESLYWIGRYVERADDTARILDVSVHQLLEDATVDPDATSRQLLAVLGIDPPERKEALDVWSLTELVAYSGDNAGSIVASINSARENTKGAREVVSSEMWECLNTMYNAVPERQRYARTVGPHAFFSFVEERAAMFAGLADSTMSRDDGWRFLVLGRSVERVDMIVRLLLSRVGDKASSPGWVTVLRSAGAHDTYLRTYRGALDAGRVVQFLLLDRLFPRSVFHALRQAESCLEHLDHQPSVRVGARAEALRLLGQARSDLEFLRPHDLLEDLPRRLKALQATVRDVGEAVSLQYFHSVPWVAWTNAKVTS, from the coding sequence ATGCTGGCTCGCAACGCGGAGTCGCTGTACTGGATCGGCCGCTACGTCGAACGCGCGGACGACACCGCCCGCATCCTCGACGTGTCCGTGCACCAGCTGCTGGAGGACGCGACCGTCGACCCGGACGCGACCAGCCGGCAGCTCCTCGCCGTCCTGGGCATCGACCCGCCGGAGCGCAAGGAAGCGCTGGACGTGTGGTCGCTGACCGAGCTGGTGGCCTACTCCGGCGACAACGCCGGGTCCATCGTCGCGTCGATCAACAGCGCGCGCGAGAACACCAAGGGCGCCCGCGAGGTCGTGTCGAGCGAGATGTGGGAGTGCCTCAACACGATGTACAACGCGGTGCCGGAGCGCCAGCGCTACGCCCGCACGGTCGGCCCGCACGCGTTCTTCTCGTTCGTCGAGGAGCGCGCGGCGATGTTCGCGGGCCTGGCCGACTCGACGATGAGCCGCGACGACGGCTGGCGGTTCCTGGTGCTCGGCCGGTCGGTCGAGCGGGTCGACATGATCGTCCGGCTGCTGCTGTCCCGCGTCGGCGACAAGGCGTCCTCGCCCGGCTGGGTCACGGTGCTGCGCTCGGCGGGCGCGCACGACACGTACCTGCGCACCTACCGCGGCGCCCTGGACGCGGGCCGCGTCGTGCAGTTCCTGCTGCTCGACCGGCTGTTCCCGCGCTCGGTGTTCCACGCCCTGCGCCAGGCCGAGTCGTGCCTGGAGCACCTCGACCACCAGCCCAGCGTCCGGGTGGGAGCCCGCGCGGAGGCGTTGCGGCTGCTCGGCCAGGCGCGCAGCGACCTGGAGTTCCTCCGCCCGCACGACCTGCTGGAGGACCTGCCGCGCAGGCTCAAGGCGTTGCAGGCGACCGTGCGGGACGTCGGCGAGGCGGTCTCCCTGCAGTACTTCCACTCCGTGCCCTGGGTGGCCTGGACCAACGCGAAGGTGACCTCATGA
- a CDS encoding transglutaminase family protein — protein sequence MSWRVRVVHTTGYRYEAPVTQSYNEARLTPRGDRRQNVVVSRVETTPATRAYRYTDYWGTEVTSFDLHAPHLELKVVASSVVETGEENEPNRAGSWPDLKSDALLDRYTEFLDWTPYVPKDKELAAVARELRKGVSPADAVLAACHWVHQQLKYQPGTTGVHSSATDAWRAREGVCQDFAHLTLVLLRAMGIPSRYVSGYLHTKPDGAVRETVRGESHAWIEAWTGGWWGYDPTNAIPVGPRHIWVALGRDYGDVAPLKGTYSGGAASALEVTVEVTRLA from the coding sequence ATGAGCTGGCGCGTGCGCGTGGTGCACACCACCGGGTACCGGTACGAGGCCCCCGTCACCCAGTCCTACAACGAGGCCAGGCTCACCCCGCGCGGCGACCGGCGGCAGAACGTCGTGGTCAGCAGGGTCGAGACCACGCCCGCGACCAGGGCCTACCGGTACACCGACTACTGGGGCACCGAGGTCACGTCGTTCGACCTGCACGCGCCGCACCTGGAGCTGAAGGTCGTGGCGTCGTCGGTCGTGGAGACCGGCGAGGAGAACGAGCCGAACCGCGCGGGCAGCTGGCCCGACCTCAAGTCCGACGCGCTGCTCGACCGGTACACCGAGTTCCTCGACTGGACGCCGTACGTGCCCAAGGACAAGGAGCTGGCCGCGGTGGCGCGCGAGCTGCGCAAGGGCGTGAGCCCGGCGGACGCGGTGCTCGCGGCGTGCCACTGGGTGCACCAGCAGCTCAAGTACCAGCCCGGCACGACCGGCGTGCACAGCTCGGCGACCGACGCGTGGCGGGCCCGCGAGGGCGTCTGCCAGGACTTCGCGCACCTCACGCTGGTGCTGCTGCGGGCCATGGGCATCCCGTCCCGGTACGTGTCCGGCTACCTGCACACCAAGCCGGACGGGGCCGTGCGGGAGACCGTGCGCGGCGAGAGCCACGCGTGGATCGAGGCGTGGACCGGCGGCTGGTGGGGGTACGACCCGACGAACGCCATCCCGGTCGGACCCCGGCACATCTGGGTCGCGCTCGGGCGGGACTACGGCGACGTGGCGCCGCTGAAGGGCACCTACTCCGGCGGGGCGGCCTCAGCTCTGGAAGTGACGGTGGAAGTCACCCGATTGGCCTGA
- a CDS encoding DUF4142 domain-containing protein codes for MRLLRSAAASLIVAFAALLLPLAGTSVAQPVSTEVEQTQWGPLDAAARDMLVKVRLAGLWEKPAGEMGLEKSANPLVQEAGRHLVEGHTDLDSRVIELGKMLNVTLPTAPNSDQQGWLREMTAAPAGSDEFDKIYANRLRAAHGKVYMFLSTVRAGTRNTLIRDFADVCMKTVLDHISVLEATGKVDFTDTKNIPIATVAPAAGAATPQAASLTAPPMSMPLIVTIGGVLIVVTLVGLRMLLGGRTKQRFRG; via the coding sequence ATGCGCCTCCTTCGGTCTGCTGCCGCGTCGCTGATCGTCGCCTTCGCGGCTCTCCTGCTGCCCCTCGCGGGCACCTCGGTCGCCCAACCCGTGTCGACCGAGGTCGAGCAGACGCAGTGGGGTCCGCTCGACGCGGCGGCCCGCGACATGCTCGTGAAGGTCCGCCTGGCGGGCCTGTGGGAGAAGCCCGCGGGCGAGATGGGGTTGGAGAAGTCGGCCAACCCGCTCGTCCAGGAGGCGGGGAGACACCTGGTCGAGGGCCACACCGACCTCGACTCGAGGGTGATCGAGCTCGGCAAGATGCTCAACGTCACCCTGCCCACGGCCCCGAACTCCGACCAGCAGGGCTGGCTGCGCGAGATGACCGCCGCCCCCGCGGGCAGCGACGAGTTCGACAAGATCTACGCCAACCGGCTCCGCGCCGCGCACGGCAAGGTCTACATGTTCCTGTCCACCGTCCGCGCCGGTACCCGGAACACGCTGATCAGGGACTTCGCCGACGTCTGCATGAAGACCGTGCTGGACCACATCTCCGTGCTGGAGGCGACCGGCAAGGTCGACTTCACCGACACCAAGAACATCCCGATCGCGACGGTCGCGCCCGCCGCGGGCGCCGCCACGCCGCAGGCCGCGAGCCTCACCGCGCCGCCGATGAGCATGCCGCTGATCGTCACGATCGGCGGCGTCCTGATCGTCGTCACGCTCGTGGGCCTGCGGATGCTGCTCGGCGGCCGCACCAAGCAGCGCTTCCGAGGCTAG
- a CDS encoding type II toxin-antitoxin system PemK/MazF family toxin codes for MFANGEDARPARGAVREVHSAAVAATLEYSPDLDGLADPGEIVWAWVPYEEDPTRGKDRPLLVVGRHHRALLGLMLSSKEPDDREVDDWLDLGSGAWDRGGRHSYLRLDRVFELDEHDIRREGSVLESERFDQVVGVLRVRHGWN; via the coding sequence GTGTTCGCAAATGGAGAGGACGCCCGCCCCGCCAGGGGCGCGGTCCGCGAAGTGCACTCGGCCGCCGTCGCCGCCACCCTGGAGTACTCCCCCGACCTGGACGGCCTCGCCGATCCGGGCGAGATCGTGTGGGCCTGGGTGCCCTACGAGGAGGACCCGACGCGCGGCAAGGACCGTCCGCTGCTGGTCGTGGGCAGGCACCACCGCGCGCTGCTGGGTCTGATGCTGTCCAGCAAGGAGCCCGACGACCGGGAGGTGGACGACTGGCTCGACCTCGGCTCGGGCGCCTGGGACCGCGGCGGGAGGCACTCCTACCTGCGGCTGGACCGGGTGTTCGAACTCGACGAGCACGACATCCGCCGCGAGGGCTCGGTGCTGGAGTCCGAGCGGTTCGACCAGGTGGTCGGCGTCCTGCGGGTGCGGCACGGCTGGAACTGA